A segment of the Bartonella henselae str. Houston-1 genome:
CGGTGACCACCAAAATTATGCCGCTTCATAACACCAGCAAAACCCTTACCGATAGTCGTGCCTGTCACATCAACCCTTTGCCCCGGAACAAAATGTTCCGCTGTAATCTCAGTACCGATATCAAGAAGATTATCGGGACTCACACGAAATTCTGCTATCTTAGCTTTTGGCTCAACGGAAGCCTTGGCAAAATGTCCACGAAGAGCTTGCGAGGTATTTTTCACCTTAGCAAAACCTACACCTAATTGAACAGCAGTATAACCATTTTTCTCAACTGTACGCTGAGCAACAACTTGACAATTTTCCAAACGAAGTACCGTGACTGGCACATGTTCACCAGCATCATTATAAATACGGGTCATGCCCAGCTTCTGTGCTATTACACCTGAACGCATTGGGTCTGTTCCTTCCGTCCTCAAACCTCAGAGCTTAATCTCGACATCCACACCAGCAGAAAGATCGAGCTTCATAAGCGCATCTACTGTTTGCGGTGTTGGATCAACAATATCAAGAAGACGCTTATGTGTACGCATTTCAAACTGCTCACGGCTCTTCTTATCGATGTGCGGCCCACGATTGACCGTAAACTTCTCAATCCGCGTTGGAAGCGGAATAGGACCACGGACATTCGCACCGGTACGCTTAGCGGTAGACACAATCTCACGCGTCGACGCATCAAGAATTCTGTGATCAAACGCTTTCAAACGAATGCGGATATTTTGACTGTTCATGCTCATTATTTCCTTGTTATGCAAAACGCCTTTAACAATAAAAGCGCTCTTTCAACAACCATTATTTACTCAATGATCTTAGAAACGATACCTGCACCAACAGTACGACCACCTTCACGGATAGCAAAACGAAGTTTTTCTTCCATGGCAATTGGAACAATCAGAGAGACATCCATAGCAACATTATCACCAGGCATAACCATCTCTGTACCTTCTGGAAGCGTAACAATTCCCGTTACATCCGTAGTACGGAAATAAAACTGAGGACGATAATTCGTGAAAAATGGAGTATGACGACCACCTTCATCTTTCGTCAAAATGTAAGCCTCTGCTTTAAATCTCG
Coding sequences within it:
- the rplC gene encoding 50S ribosomal protein L3, with the translated sequence MRSGVIAQKLGMTRIYNDAGEHVPVTVLRLENCQVVAQRTVEKNGYTAVQLGVGFAKVKNTSQALRGHFAKASVEPKAKIAEFRVSPDNLLDIGTEITAEHFVPGQRVDVTGTTIGKGFAGVMKRHNFGGHRASHGNSITHRAHGSTGQCQDPGKVFKGKKMAGHMGQVRVTTQNIEVVSTDVERGLILVRGAVSGSKGAWILVRDAIKKPLPDNAPKPAGIRQLAKEKTEMVAPVTETSEVEGAE
- the rpsJ gene encoding 30S ribosomal protein S10 codes for the protein MNSQNIRIRLKAFDHRILDASTREIVSTAKRTGANVRGPIPLPTRIEKFTVNRGPHIDKKSREQFEMRTHKRLLDIVDPTPQTVDALMKLDLSAGVDVEIKL